A window of Ruania suaedae contains these coding sequences:
- a CDS encoding mycothiol transferase, translating to MHTTATVLSDGFTRVREVLHASLEGVEPSHLVARLDPEANTIAWLAWHLTRVQDDHVADLAGLDQQWTARGWSERFGLPLEEADHGFGHSSEQVGQVRDIPVDDLLGYHDDVHTATLSYLDRLEESDLDRVVDDAWDPPVTLGVRLVSVLAEDLQHVGQIGFIAGVLARQGAAR from the coding sequence ATGCACACGACCGCGACCGTCCTGAGCGACGGGTTCACCCGGGTACGCGAGGTGCTCCACGCAAGCCTCGAGGGGGTCGAGCCGAGCCACCTGGTGGCCCGGCTCGACCCGGAGGCGAACACGATCGCCTGGCTGGCCTGGCATCTGACCCGGGTGCAGGACGACCACGTCGCCGACCTGGCCGGGCTCGACCAGCAATGGACCGCGCGCGGGTGGTCCGAGCGCTTCGGACTGCCGCTCGAGGAGGCCGACCACGGCTTCGGCCACAGCAGCGAGCAGGTGGGTCAGGTCCGTGACATCCCCGTCGACGATCTGCTCGGCTACCACGACGACGTCCACACGGCCACGCTCAGTTACCTGGACCGGCTCGAGGAGTCCGATCTGGATCGGGTGGTCGACGACGCGTGGGACCCGCCGGTCACGCTCGGCGTGAGGCTGGTCAGCGTGCTCGCGGAGGACCTGCAGCACGTGGGTCAGATCGGCTTCATCGCCGGCGTGCTCGCCCGGCAGGGCGCAGCCCGCTGA
- a CDS encoding ABC transporter permease: MNLFAEALAWLADPTKHEGANAISARLGEHLFYTAIAMLISAAIAIPIGYAIGHTGRGKQIAVALSGAARALPSLGLLTILTLLVGFAQAPVAATIVFVVLGVPAILAGAYAGVEAVDASVVDAARAMGMTEWQILLRVEAPIGLPLLIGGLRSATLQVVSTAVLASYVGLGGLGIYIQRGISLNTYEEMLGGALIIVALALALDIAFSLATWLAGRSASRSRHHATVRPAVAPTATTEGTP, from the coding sequence ATGAACCTCTTCGCCGAAGCCCTCGCCTGGCTCGCCGACCCGACCAAGCACGAGGGCGCCAATGCCATCTCCGCCCGGCTGGGCGAGCACCTGTTCTACACCGCGATCGCGATGCTGATCAGCGCGGCCATCGCGATCCCCATCGGCTACGCGATCGGCCACACCGGCCGCGGCAAGCAGATCGCCGTCGCCCTCTCGGGCGCCGCTCGCGCACTCCCCTCGCTGGGACTGCTCACGATCCTGACGCTGCTGGTCGGGTTCGCCCAGGCGCCGGTGGCCGCCACGATCGTCTTCGTCGTGCTCGGCGTCCCCGCCATCCTGGCCGGCGCGTACGCGGGGGTCGAGGCGGTGGACGCAAGCGTCGTCGACGCCGCCCGGGCGATGGGCATGACCGAATGGCAGATCCTGCTCCGGGTCGAGGCACCCATCGGCCTGCCACTGCTGATCGGCGGACTGCGCAGCGCCACCCTGCAGGTCGTCTCGACCGCTGTGCTCGCGTCCTACGTCGGCCTCGGCGGGCTCGGCATCTACATCCAGCGCGGTATCAGCCTGAACACCTACGAGGAGATGCTCGGCGGCGCGCTGATCATCGTGGCGCTCGCGCTCGCCCTCGACATCGCCTTCTCCCTCGCCACCTGGCTGGCCGGCCGCTCCGCCAGCCGGTCACGCCACCACGCAACCGTACGACCCGCCGTTGCTCCGACGGCCACCACGGAAGGAACCCCATGA
- a CDS encoding CoA-acylating methylmalonate-semialdehyde dehydrogenase, whose product MGARSVEHVINGQRRSSGGPDIEITDPATGEVIAVAPTAGPAELEETVAAATAAYQAWSQTSVSKRSAVLFAFRHLVATRRDELARIVALEHGKTIDDAQGEITRGLENIDFACGLPQLAQGFYTDQLSTGVDVYSYREALGVVAGITPFNFPVMVPMWMAPIAIAAGNAFILKPSERDPSAALLIADLWAEAGLPAGVFNVLHGGPDLVNGILDHPGIEAVSFVGSTPIAQHVYQRASAAGKRVQALGGAKNHAVVMPDADIAETADHLVAAGFGSAGQRCMAISVVVAVGTPEQTAPLVEAVAERGRSVVVGPSSDERSEMGPVITPQARERIRSLVGRAEEEGARVVLDGRDLTVSGHEAGYFVGPTLLDQVPLTSSAYTEEIFGPVLVIVHAADLDEALAIVNANPYGNGAAIFTSSGAAARQFQRGVQAGMVGINVPIPVPAGSFSFGGRKDSLFGDTHIYGREGLNFYTRAKAVTSRWPVTGVRQAASLAFPSESQS is encoded by the coding sequence ATGGGCGCGCGGAGCGTGGAACACGTCATCAACGGGCAACGCCGGAGCAGTGGCGGTCCCGACATCGAGATCACCGACCCGGCCACCGGGGAAGTCATCGCGGTCGCCCCCACGGCCGGTCCGGCCGAGCTCGAGGAGACCGTCGCGGCAGCCACTGCTGCCTACCAGGCGTGGTCCCAGACCTCGGTCTCGAAGCGCTCCGCGGTCCTCTTCGCCTTCCGGCACCTGGTGGCCACGCGGCGCGACGAACTGGCGCGCATCGTCGCCCTCGAGCACGGTAAGACGATCGACGATGCCCAGGGTGAGATCACCCGCGGGCTGGAGAACATCGACTTCGCGTGCGGACTGCCGCAGCTCGCGCAGGGGTTCTACACCGACCAGCTCTCCACCGGGGTCGACGTCTACTCCTATCGCGAGGCTCTCGGCGTGGTCGCCGGGATCACCCCCTTCAACTTCCCGGTGATGGTGCCGATGTGGATGGCCCCGATCGCGATCGCGGCCGGCAACGCCTTCATCCTCAAGCCCTCCGAGCGCGACCCCTCCGCCGCGCTCCTGATCGCCGACCTGTGGGCCGAGGCCGGGCTGCCGGCCGGGGTCTTCAACGTGCTCCACGGCGGCCCCGACCTCGTCAATGGCATCCTCGACCACCCCGGCATCGAGGCGGTCTCCTTCGTCGGATCCACGCCGATCGCGCAGCACGTGTACCAGCGCGCGAGTGCGGCCGGCAAGCGGGTCCAGGCCCTCGGCGGTGCCAAGAACCACGCCGTGGTCATGCCCGATGCCGACATCGCCGAGACCGCCGACCACCTCGTCGCCGCCGGCTTCGGTTCGGCCGGGCAGCGCTGCATGGCGATCTCGGTGGTGGTGGCGGTCGGCACGCCGGAGCAGACCGCTCCACTGGTCGAGGCCGTCGCCGAACGCGGCCGCAGCGTCGTGGTGGGCCCGTCCTCGGACGAGCGCTCCGAGATGGGCCCGGTCATCACCCCCCAGGCCCGCGAGCGCATCCGCTCTCTCGTCGGACGGGCCGAGGAGGAGGGCGCCCGCGTCGTGCTCGACGGCCGCGACCTGACCGTGTCCGGCCACGAGGCCGGCTACTTCGTCGGTCCCACGCTCCTGGACCAGGTGCCGCTCACCTCGAGCGCCTACACCGAGGAGATCTTCGGACCGGTGCTGGTGATCGTGCACGCAGCCGATCTGGACGAGGCGCTCGCGATCGTCAACGCCAACCCCTACGGTAACGGCGCGGCCATCTTCACCTCCTCCGGTGCCGCGGCCCGCCAGTTCCAGCGCGGCGTCCAGGCAGGCATGGTGGGGATCAACGTCCCGATCCCGGTCCCGGCCGGTTCCTTCTCCTTCGGCGGTCGCAAGGACTCGCTCTTCGGAGACACCCACATCTACGGCCGGGAGGGGCTGAACTTCTACACCCGCGCCAAGGCCGTCACCAGCCGCTGGCCGGTGACCGGCGTGCGTCAGGCCGCCAGCCTCGCTTTCCCCTCGGAGTCGCAGTCATGA
- the dhaM gene encoding dihydroxyacetone kinase phosphoryl donor subunit DhaM produces the protein MSEPTTALVLVSHSAALAAGVAEVAAQMAPQVSLRPAGGTEDGRIGTSYDLVEGAVTDLLDGGARSVVILTDLGSAAFTAESVVEMLDDERVLQADAPFVEGAVAAAVTAQGGGDGPAVLAAAHEAGAGFGSVTTAGAPADTGDARDAPDRGEVLSRTLVLRNRLGLHARPAALLARRVGTFDAEVSLNGVDAASVLAIMGLGLTGGDELALQASGREAAQALDAVQAEVDAGFGEE, from the coding sequence ATGAGTGAGCCCACGACGGCGCTCGTGCTCGTCTCCCACTCGGCCGCCCTGGCCGCCGGTGTCGCCGAGGTCGCCGCGCAGATGGCGCCGCAGGTGTCACTGCGGCCGGCCGGCGGTACCGAGGACGGGCGCATCGGCACCAGCTACGACCTCGTGGAAGGGGCCGTGACCGACCTGCTCGACGGCGGCGCCCGCAGTGTGGTCATCCTCACCGATCTCGGCTCCGCCGCCTTCACGGCCGAGTCCGTGGTGGAGATGCTCGACGACGAGCGCGTGCTCCAGGCCGACGCGCCCTTCGTCGAGGGCGCCGTGGCGGCCGCGGTCACGGCGCAGGGGGGAGGGGACGGGCCGGCCGTCCTGGCCGCCGCGCATGAGGCCGGTGCCGGCTTCGGGTCCGTGACGACCGCCGGCGCGCCGGCAGACACCGGCGATGCGCGCGACGCACCTGATCGGGGCGAGGTTCTCTCCCGCACGCTGGTGCTGCGCAACAGGCTCGGCCTGCACGCGCGACCGGCCGCGCTGCTCGCCCGTCGGGTGGGGACGTTCGACGCCGAGGTCAGCCTCAACGGGGTCGATGCCGCGAGCGTCCTGGCGATCATGGGCCTCGGGCTCACCGGCGGTGACGAGCTCGCGCTCCAGGCCAGCGGCCGGGAAGCGGCGCAGGCGCTGGACGCCGTCCAGGCCGAGGTCGACGCCGGCTTCGGCGAGGAGTAG
- the ndk gene encoding nucleoside-diphosphate kinase, translating into MSENIERTLVLIKPDGVSRGLTGEILRRIEAKGYTLAALALRTAPEDLLAAHYAEHEGKPFYGPLVDFMRSGPVVAAVVEGHRVIEGFRTLAGATDPTGALPGTIRGDLGRDWGLKVQQNLVHGSDSAESAAREIALWFPTD; encoded by the coding sequence ATGAGCGAGAACATCGAACGCACCCTGGTCCTCATCAAGCCGGACGGCGTCAGCCGTGGACTGACCGGTGAGATCCTGCGCCGGATCGAGGCCAAGGGGTACACGCTGGCCGCCCTCGCCCTGCGGACCGCACCGGAGGACCTGCTGGCGGCGCACTACGCCGAGCACGAGGGCAAGCCGTTCTACGGTCCCCTCGTCGACTTCATGCGCTCCGGCCCGGTCGTGGCCGCCGTGGTAGAGGGGCACCGGGTCATCGAGGGGTTCCGGACCCTCGCGGGCGCGACCGACCCGACCGGCGCCCTTCCCGGCACCATCCGGGGGGACCTGGGCCGGGACTGGGGCCTGAAGGTCCAGCAGAATCTCGTCCACGGATCCGACTCGGCCGAGAGCGCCGCGCGCGAGATCGCGCTGTGGTTCCCCACTGACTGA
- the dhaK gene encoding dihydroxyacetone kinase subunit DhaK, with protein sequence MKKLINDPQRVVAETVEGFVAAHADLVISSGDEEKLFVSRAGGAVPGKVGIVSGGGSGHEPLHAGFVGLGMLDAAVPGPVFTSPTPDPIVAATVAADGGAGVLHIVKNYTGDVLNFETAAELAELEDITVASVVVDDDVAVQDSLYTAGRRGVAGTVLVEKIAGAAAERGDDLGAVAAIATRVNANVRSMGVALTACTVPHAGQPSFDLGTDEIEIGIGIHGEPGRERIPAASADEITERLLAAVADDLQVASGDRLVLLVNGMGGTPASELYIVYRHARRLLEGRGGRVERSLVGNFVTSLEMQGASITVLRVDDELLELYDAPVHTAALRWGA encoded by the coding sequence ATGAAGAAGCTGATCAACGATCCGCAACGGGTCGTGGCCGAGACGGTCGAGGGATTCGTGGCCGCCCACGCCGATCTTGTGATCTCCAGCGGCGACGAGGAGAAGCTCTTCGTCTCCCGGGCCGGCGGCGCGGTCCCGGGCAAGGTGGGGATCGTCAGCGGCGGGGGGAGCGGCCATGAGCCCCTCCACGCAGGGTTCGTCGGCCTCGGCATGCTCGACGCCGCAGTCCCGGGCCCGGTCTTCACCTCGCCCACCCCGGACCCGATCGTCGCGGCCACCGTCGCCGCCGACGGGGGCGCGGGCGTGCTGCACATCGTCAAGAACTACACCGGCGACGTCCTCAACTTCGAGACGGCTGCCGAGCTCGCCGAGCTGGAGGACATCACGGTCGCGAGCGTCGTCGTCGACGACGACGTCGCGGTGCAGGACTCCTTGTACACTGCCGGCCGGCGCGGCGTGGCCGGCACCGTGCTGGTGGAGAAGATCGCCGGCGCGGCCGCCGAACGCGGCGACGACCTCGGCGCGGTGGCCGCGATCGCCACCCGGGTCAATGCGAACGTGCGCTCGATGGGGGTGGCGCTGACCGCGTGCACCGTGCCGCACGCCGGCCAGCCGTCCTTCGACCTGGGCACCGACGAGATCGAGATCGGCATCGGCATCCACGGCGAGCCCGGGCGCGAGCGGATCCCGGCGGCCTCCGCCGACGAGATCACCGAGCGGCTGCTCGCGGCGGTCGCCGACGACCTGCAGGTGGCCTCCGGCGACCGGCTGGTGCTGCTCGTCAACGGGATGGGCGGGACTCCGGCCTCGGAGCTGTACATCGTCTACCGGCACGCACGCCGCCTGCTGGAGGGGCGCGGCGGGCGCGTCGAACGGTCGCTGGTGGGCAACTTCGTCACCTCCCTGGAGATGCAGGGCGCCTCGATCACGGTGCTGCGCGTCGACGACGAGCTGCTCGAGCTCTACGACGCCCCGGTACACACCGCCGCGCTGCGCTGGGGGGCGTGA
- the dhaL gene encoding dihydroxyacetone kinase subunit DhaL, whose translation MGDLGADWALAWVRESAAVVGRNRMALIDLDRAIGDGDHGENLDRGFTAVLGKLETTGTETVADVLALVAKTLMSTVGGAAGPLYGTAYLRAAKAVGENLDAAGVADLFEAALAGIVARGKAEPGDKTMVDAWAPAADAARAVATSGGTAQAALQAAAEAAQAGAEATEPWVARKGRASYLGARAAGHRDPGAQSSALLLRAAAEVAGASGAADE comes from the coding sequence GTGGGCGATCTCGGAGCGGACTGGGCGCTCGCCTGGGTGCGCGAGAGTGCCGCCGTCGTAGGCCGGAACCGGATGGCGCTGATCGACCTCGATCGGGCGATCGGCGACGGCGACCACGGCGAGAACCTCGATCGAGGGTTCACGGCGGTCCTCGGCAAGCTCGAGACCACCGGGACCGAGACGGTCGCCGACGTGCTGGCCCTGGTGGCCAAGACGCTGATGTCGACGGTCGGCGGGGCCGCGGGGCCGTTGTACGGCACCGCCTACCTGCGAGCCGCCAAGGCGGTGGGGGAGAACCTCGACGCGGCTGGGGTCGCTGACCTGTTCGAGGCCGCGCTGGCCGGGATCGTGGCCCGGGGCAAGGCCGAGCCGGGGGACAAGACGATGGTCGACGCCTGGGCCCCGGCAGCCGACGCGGCCCGTGCGGTCGCCACCTCCGGCGGAACGGCGCAGGCGGCGCTGCAGGCGGCGGCCGAGGCGGCTCAGGCCGGGGCCGAGGCCACCGAGCCGTGGGTGGCGCGCAAGGGACGCGCCAGCTACCTCGGCGCGCGTGCGGCCGGTCACCGGGACCCGGGTGCGCAGTCGAGCGCGCTGCTGCTGCGAGCGGCCGCCGAGGTGGCCGGTGCGAGTGGTGCGGCCGATGAGTGA
- a CDS encoding DUF4233 domain-containing protein yields the protein MTTSSTSPNGAAAKPPRPARPLFCTSVLWLEVLLVFFAVLAAYGLRVAQPWAIATVGAVLILWCAMAARLQRTRRLGLVLGSLVQVLIVLGGLVIPALWFLGGVFVVVWVTAVWLGSKIDRERAERIAAAGSEGSA from the coding sequence GTGACCACGAGCTCGACGAGTCCGAACGGGGCGGCTGCCAAGCCACCTCGCCCGGCACGTCCCCTGTTCTGCACCAGCGTCCTGTGGTTGGAGGTGCTGCTGGTCTTCTTCGCCGTGCTCGCGGCGTACGGCCTCCGGGTGGCGCAACCGTGGGCGATCGCCACTGTCGGTGCCGTCCTGATCCTCTGGTGCGCGATGGCCGCGCGGCTGCAGCGCACCCGCCGGCTCGGCCTGGTGCTCGGCTCCCTCGTGCAGGTGCTGATCGTGCTCGGGGGGCTGGTGATCCCCGCGCTGTGGTTCCTGGGCGGGGTCTTCGTGGTGGTCTGGGTCACCGCCGTCTGGCTCGGCTCGAAGATCGACCGCGAGCGCGCCGAGCGCATCGCCGCGGCCGGATCCGAGGGGTCGGCCTAG
- a CDS encoding ABC transporter ATP-binding protein yields the protein MIEFEAVTKQFDDGTLAVRGIDLVIPSHQVTVFVGSSGCGKTTLLRMVNRMVEPTSGTVSIDGEDVAGLDPVALRRRIGYVMQSAGLLPHRRVLENIVTVPRLNGMGRAEASELGLSLMDTVGLDRDLAGRYPSQLSGGQQQRVGVARGLAVDPNILLMDEPFGAVDPIVRADLQKELLRLQGSLGKTVVFVTHDIEEAFLLGDQVVILETGGVIAQRGTPTEILASPASEFVADFVGADRGRRALRVQHQDGVAVVVDGNGRPAGVLSDEASRPPAAAGHRPDPAPPS from the coding sequence ATGATCGAGTTCGAGGCCGTCACCAAGCAGTTCGACGACGGCACGCTGGCCGTGCGCGGCATCGACCTGGTGATCCCCTCCCACCAGGTCACCGTCTTCGTGGGCTCCTCCGGCTGTGGGAAGACCACCCTGCTGCGCATGGTCAACCGGATGGTCGAGCCGACCTCCGGCACCGTCAGCATCGACGGTGAGGATGTGGCCGGGCTCGACCCGGTGGCCCTGCGCCGGCGGATCGGCTACGTCATGCAGAGCGCGGGGCTGCTGCCGCACCGCCGGGTGCTGGAGAACATCGTCACGGTGCCGCGGCTGAACGGCATGGGGCGGGCCGAGGCGAGCGAGCTCGGGCTCTCCCTCATGGACACCGTGGGCCTGGACCGGGATTTGGCGGGTCGCTACCCCAGTCAGCTCTCGGGAGGGCAGCAGCAGCGCGTGGGTGTGGCGCGGGGCCTCGCGGTGGATCCGAACATCCTGCTCATGGACGAGCCGTTCGGCGCCGTCGACCCAATCGTGCGGGCGGACCTGCAGAAGGAGCTGCTGCGCCTGCAGGGCAGTCTGGGCAAGACCGTCGTGTTCGTCACCCACGACATCGAGGAGGCGTTCCTGCTCGGTGACCAGGTGGTCATCCTGGAGACCGGGGGTGTCATCGCCCAGCGCGGGACGCCCACCGAGATCCTCGCCTCCCCGGCGAGCGAGTTCGTCGCCGACTTCGTCGGCGCCGACCGCGGCCGCCGGGCGCTGCGGGTGCAGCACCAGGACGGCGTCGCGGTGGTCGTGGACGGCAACGGCCGGCCCGCCGGGGTGTTGTCCGACGAGGCGAGCCGGCCTCCGGCTGCGGCCGGGCACCGGCCCGACCCCGCCCCGCCGTCATGA
- a CDS encoding ABC transporter permease has protein sequence MTWLSGNLDLVLDLTLQHLWLSLIPIVAGFVIAVPLGQLAWRQQWLRGPMLSLVGLLYTIPSLALFVLLPPILGIGFLDRANLIIALTIYAVALMTRFASDAFSSVEVHVRQAAVAMGYDGWRRFWAVDLPLAGPVLLAGLRVVAVSTVSLVTVGVLVGIDSLGSLFMDGLQRNIPLEILAGIVMTAVTALVLDALLVLAGRALMPWARATSSRRGAGARGAAA, from the coding sequence ATGACCTGGCTCTCGGGCAACCTCGACCTGGTGCTCGACCTGACGCTGCAGCACCTGTGGCTGAGTCTGATCCCGATCGTCGCCGGCTTCGTCATCGCCGTCCCGCTCGGTCAGCTCGCCTGGCGCCAGCAGTGGCTGCGAGGGCCGATGCTGTCGCTGGTGGGGCTGCTCTACACGATCCCCTCGCTCGCGCTGTTCGTGCTGCTGCCGCCCATCCTGGGCATCGGGTTCCTCGACCGCGCGAACCTGATCATCGCCCTCACCATCTACGCCGTCGCGCTGATGACCAGGTTCGCCTCGGACGCATTCAGCTCGGTCGAGGTGCATGTCCGGCAGGCGGCGGTGGCCATGGGCTACGACGGCTGGCGCCGCTTCTGGGCGGTGGACCTCCCCCTCGCCGGTCCGGTGCTGCTGGCCGGGCTGCGGGTGGTGGCCGTCAGCACGGTGAGCCTGGTGACGGTCGGGGTGCTGGTCGGCATCGACTCCCTCGGATCGCTGTTCATGGACGGGCTCCAGCGCAACATCCCGCTGGAGATTTTGGCCGGGATCGTCATGACCGCCGTCACCGCCCTCGTGCTTGACGCCCTCCTGGTGCTCGCCGGCCGGGCTCTGATGCCGTGGGCTCGGGCCACCTCGAGCCGACGCGGTGCCGGCGCGCGAGGGGCGGCCGCATGA
- a CDS encoding dihydrolipoyl dehydrogenase family protein yields MQTWDVIVIGAGPPGENAAGRVVAGGLSAVVVESELVGGECSYWACMPSKALLRPGSAQRAAARVPGTGVDSSRGDRPVLEASEVLVRRTAFTSGWDDSSQVEWLDGAGIDLVRGHARLIAERTVEVTSSEGTRQLQARHAVVIATGSEAMVPPELAEVSPWTAREATSAEQVPQHLAIVGGGVVAMEMACAYRDLGAAVTVLVRGEVLSGMEPFAGELVTEALTARGVDVRTGTTVVSASRDGGPSAPVRLTCSDGRVVEADEVLVATGRSPRTDDLGLSVVGRSDGDWVEVEETLRVPGTDWLYAIGDVNHRALLTHQGKYQARAAGDAIVARAGGAEVADRPWQRHVATADGEAVPQVVFTDPEVASVGLTAAAAEEAGYPVRVVDHDLGAVAGAALHADGYQGRARMVVDTDREIVLGATLVGPDVAELLHAATVAVVGQVPIERLWHAVPSYPTISEIWLRLLEGYGR; encoded by the coding sequence ATGCAGACCTGGGACGTGATCGTCATCGGGGCGGGCCCGCCGGGGGAGAACGCGGCCGGCCGGGTGGTCGCCGGCGGTTTGAGTGCGGTGGTCGTCGAGTCCGAGCTGGTCGGTGGGGAGTGCTCGTACTGGGCGTGCATGCCCTCCAAGGCGCTGTTGCGGCCAGGGAGTGCGCAACGCGCCGCCGCTCGTGTCCCGGGCACCGGCGTGGATTCCTCCCGCGGTGACCGACCCGTGCTCGAGGCCTCGGAGGTCCTGGTGCGCCGCACGGCCTTCACCAGCGGGTGGGACGACTCCAGCCAGGTGGAGTGGCTGGACGGCGCCGGAATCGATCTGGTGCGCGGCCACGCGCGCCTCATCGCCGAGCGCACGGTGGAGGTGACCTCCTCCGAGGGCACGCGGCAGCTGCAGGCACGCCACGCCGTCGTGATCGCCACCGGGAGCGAGGCGATGGTGCCGCCCGAGCTCGCCGAGGTCAGCCCGTGGACCGCGCGGGAGGCCACCAGTGCCGAACAGGTCCCCCAGCACCTAGCCATCGTGGGCGGCGGGGTCGTCGCGATGGAGATGGCGTGCGCCTACCGCGATCTGGGCGCCGCCGTCACCGTCCTCGTCCGCGGCGAGGTGCTGTCCGGGATGGAGCCCTTCGCCGGGGAGCTGGTCACCGAGGCACTGACCGCCCGGGGTGTGGACGTGCGCACCGGGACCACGGTGGTCTCGGCCTCCCGCGACGGCGGTCCCTCCGCGCCCGTGCGCCTCACCTGTAGCGACGGTCGGGTGGTGGAGGCCGACGAGGTGCTCGTCGCGACCGGCCGGAGCCCCCGCACCGATGACCTCGGGCTGTCCGTCGTGGGCCGCAGCGACGGCGACTGGGTGGAGGTCGAGGAGACCCTGCGCGTGCCCGGCACGGACTGGCTCTACGCCATCGGGGACGTCAACCACCGGGCGCTGCTGACACACCAGGGCAAGTACCAGGCCCGAGCGGCGGGGGACGCGATCGTGGCTCGGGCCGGCGGAGCCGAGGTGGCGGACCGGCCCTGGCAGCGCCATGTCGCCACCGCCGACGGCGAGGCCGTCCCGCAGGTGGTCTTCACCGATCCGGAGGTGGCCAGCGTGGGGCTCACGGCTGCTGCCGCCGAGGAGGCCGGGTACCCGGTCCGGGTGGTCGACCACGACCTCGGCGCGGTCGCCGGGGCTGCGCTGCACGCCGACGGCTATCAGGGCAGGGCGCGGATGGTGGTCGACACCGACCGGGAGATCGTGCTCGGGGCAACCCTGGTCGGCCCCGACGTCGCGGAGCTGCTGCACGCCGCGACCGTGGCGGTGGTCGGACAGGTCCCGATCGAGCGGCTCTGGCACGCGGTCCCGTCCTACCCGACGATCAGCGAGATCTGGCTGCGGCTGCTGGAGGGCTACGGCCGCTGA
- a CDS encoding ABC transporter substrate-binding protein: protein MTTSASPLRRRPAATRLLTGVATVSAAALLAACGGNSDPLDTSGEEDGGSDSSAVVVGSQAYYSNEIIAEIYAQALEEAGMDVERQFQIGQRDRYLEALEADEIDLIPEYSGNLLQFYETETEARSPEDVASALPDALPDGLAVLNRAEAQDADSYNVTAEFSEENGITSLTDLSGYEGTITLGGNAELESRPYGPPGLSEFYGVDVDFVAIGDSGGPLTKDAIRNGDITMGDIYTADPDLASGDFVTLEDPESMILAQNVVPLLDAELAEDLAEVLDPISAVLTTEDLITMNARSVEEQLDSATIASEWLAENGLA from the coding sequence ATGACCACCTCCGCTTCGCCACTGCGACGCCGCCCTGCCGCCACCCGGTTGCTGACCGGTGTCGCCACCGTCTCAGCAGCCGCCCTGCTCGCCGCGTGCGGCGGGAACTCCGACCCGCTCGACACCTCGGGCGAGGAGGACGGCGGATCCGACTCCTCGGCCGTCGTGGTCGGCTCCCAGGCCTACTACTCCAACGAGATCATCGCCGAGATCTACGCCCAGGCGCTCGAAGAGGCCGGAATGGACGTCGAGCGACAGTTCCAGATCGGGCAGCGCGACCGCTATCTCGAGGCGCTGGAGGCCGACGAGATCGACCTCATCCCGGAGTACTCCGGCAACCTGCTGCAGTTCTATGAGACCGAGACCGAGGCGCGCAGCCCGGAGGACGTCGCCTCCGCCCTGCCCGACGCCCTGCCCGACGGCCTGGCCGTGCTGAACCGGGCTGAGGCGCAGGATGCCGACTCCTACAACGTCACCGCCGAGTTCTCCGAGGAGAACGGCATCACCAGCCTGACTGATCTGTCCGGCTACGAGGGCACCATCACCCTCGGCGGGAACGCCGAGCTGGAGAGCCGTCCCTACGGCCCGCCCGGGCTCTCGGAGTTCTACGGCGTCGACGTGGACTTCGTGGCGATCGGCGACAGCGGTGGCCCGCTCACCAAGGACGCGATCCGCAACGGCGACATCACCATGGGCGACATCTACACCGCCGACCCGGACCTCGCCTCCGGCGACTTCGTCACCCTCGAGGACCCGGAGAGCATGATCCTGGCCCAGAACGTCGTCCCGCTGCTCGATGCCGAGCTGGCCGAGGACCTCGCCGAGGTGCTCGACCCGATCAGCGCCGTGCTCACCACCGAGGACCTCATCACCATGAATGCCCGTAGTGTCGAAGAGCAGCTCGACTCGGCGACCATCGCCTCGGAGTGGCTGGCCGAGAACGGGCTCGCATGA